From the Natronococcus sp. AD-5 genome, one window contains:
- a CDS encoding IclR family transcriptional regulator, with product MSGTSHHVKSVRKLFRIVETLEERESMGITELARETGIAKSSVYKYLDTLHHLGFVTKDESSYALSLRWFQVGRRVRERRDVFQVARSELNRLARRTGETVSLVVEEDGYAIYLSQVSEREQPAGPVAEGDRIPAPISVGGKAVLSYRPVKEVEALLADQELTDRAEQLVSELQTLRNQRMVIERESPQDGTFSAGSFMGHRHVVGHDEPYQNLHSIAVPVRNADNYAIAAIEVSGSKDSLYGRRLEDEIARLLVNASKSIETVLLSR from the coding sequence ATGTCGGGGACGAGCCACCACGTGAAGTCGGTCCGCAAGCTCTTTCGGATCGTCGAGACGCTGGAAGAGCGCGAGAGCATGGGAATCACGGAGCTGGCGCGCGAGACGGGGATCGCCAAGAGCTCGGTCTACAAGTACCTCGACACGCTCCACCACCTCGGGTTCGTCACGAAAGACGAGTCGTCGTACGCGCTCTCGTTGCGGTGGTTTCAGGTGGGCCGGCGGGTTCGCGAGCGACGCGACGTCTTCCAGGTCGCGCGATCGGAACTGAATCGATTGGCCCGACGGACCGGGGAGACGGTCTCGCTGGTCGTCGAAGAAGACGGGTACGCGATCTACCTCTCCCAGGTGAGCGAGCGGGAGCAACCGGCCGGCCCGGTTGCCGAGGGCGATCGCATCCCGGCGCCGATTTCGGTCGGCGGGAAGGCGGTCCTCTCGTACCGCCCCGTCAAGGAGGTCGAGGCGCTGCTCGCGGACCAGGAGCTGACCGACCGCGCGGAGCAACTCGTTTCGGAATTACAGACGCTTCGAAACCAGCGGATGGTCATCGAACGCGAGAGCCCGCAGGACGGAACCTTCAGCGCGGGATCCTTCATGGGTCACCGACACGTCGTCGGCCACGACGAGCCCTACCAGAACCTCCACAGCATCGCCGTTCCCGTCAGAAACGCCGACAACTACGCGATCGCCGCGATCGAAGTCAGCGGCTCGAAAGACAGCCTGTACGGCCGGCGACTCGAGGACGAAATCGCTCGGCTCCTCGTGAACGCGAGCAAATCGATCGAAACCGTGCTGCTGAGTCGGTGA
- the gfo6 gene encoding D-xylose 1-dehydrogenase Gfo6, translating to MADETSTPGLAATLEGYDARDWQTDASGTVRFALIGLGWWTTAEVIPALEETDRCEATVAVSDSTEKATRIADRVDTVERTLTYDEFHAGEAASAYDAVYVCTPNAYHLEYAKTAAELGKAVLCEKPMEATVERAAELIVVCEDAGVSLLVGYRMQTDSVVRYARTLVREGAIGRPVHALGNNAQTLLDLVPDPDQWRLDPDVTGYGTSVMDLGVYPLNTTRFLLDADPVRVQATMDSSRDAFADVPDERSAFTAVFDDRTTLVATASQNAHGSTSLRVVGTEGQLVLEPAFHMETELRLERGDDSVSVAPGRVNQMTELIAYFADRVLSGQPIEPDGAHGLADVKAMEAIYEAGETGGTVRVEN from the coding sequence ATGGCGGACGAAACGTCGACTCCCGGTCTCGCGGCGACGCTCGAGGGATACGACGCCCGCGACTGGCAAACGGACGCGAGCGGAACCGTCCGGTTCGCCCTGATCGGACTGGGCTGGTGGACGACGGCGGAAGTGATCCCCGCGCTCGAGGAGACCGACCGCTGTGAAGCGACAGTCGCCGTCAGCGACTCGACGGAGAAGGCGACTCGGATCGCCGACCGCGTCGACACCGTCGAACGCACCCTCACCTACGACGAGTTCCACGCCGGCGAGGCGGCGTCCGCGTACGACGCCGTCTACGTCTGTACGCCGAACGCGTACCACCTCGAGTACGCGAAGACGGCCGCGGAGCTCGGGAAGGCCGTCCTCTGCGAAAAGCCGATGGAGGCGACGGTCGAGCGCGCCGCCGAACTGATCGTCGTCTGCGAGGACGCGGGAGTGTCGCTGCTGGTCGGCTATCGAATGCAGACCGACTCGGTCGTCCGGTACGCGCGCACCCTCGTTCGCGAGGGAGCGATCGGCCGGCCGGTCCACGCCCTCGGGAACAACGCGCAGACGCTGCTCGATCTCGTCCCCGATCCCGACCAGTGGCGTCTCGACCCGGACGTGACGGGATACGGAACGTCCGTGATGGATCTCGGCGTCTACCCGCTCAACACGACGCGGTTTCTCCTCGACGCGGACCCCGTTCGCGTGCAAGCGACGATGGACTCGAGCCGCGACGCGTTCGCCGACGTCCCCGACGAACGATCGGCGTTCACCGCGGTGTTCGACGACCGGACGACGCTGGTCGCGACCGCGAGCCAGAACGCCCACGGCAGTACGAGTCTTCGCGTCGTCGGGACCGAGGGACAACTCGTCCTCGAGCCGGCGTTCCACATGGAGACGGAGCTCCGACTCGAGCGCGGCGACGATAGCGTCTCCGTCGCGCCCGGGCGGGTCAATCAGATGACCGAACTGATCGCGTACTTCGCCGACCGGGTGCTCTCGGGACAGCCGATCGAACCCGACGGCGCTCACGGGCTCGCCGACGTGAAGGCGATGGAGGCGATCTACGAGGCGGGCGAGACGGGTGGGACGGTCCGCGTCGAGAACTGA
- the dgoD gene encoding galactonate dehydratase, whose translation MHITDYELFEVPPRWLFLKVTTSDGTVGWGEPVVEGRAKTVRTAVEELMDNYLIGEDPARIEDHWQTMYRGGFYRGGPVLMSAIAGIDQALWDIKGKRFGAPVYDLLGGAARDRLRVYQWIGGDDPSDVAEQAREKVDAGFTALKMNGTPAIERIDSPATVDAAAERMREVREAVGDKVDVGVDFHGRVSKPMAKRLVAALEPHEPFFVEEPVLPEHNDALPEIARQTTVPIATGERMYSRWDFKEVFESNAVDVIQPDLSHAGGITEVNKIASMAEAYDVAMAPHCPLGPIALASCIQVDACSPNALIQEQSLDIHYNETSDVLDYLADPSVFEYHDGYVDLPDGPGLGIDVDEDHVRARAGGVDWHNPVWRHDDSGVAEW comes from the coding sequence ATGCACATCACGGACTACGAACTGTTCGAGGTACCGCCGCGCTGGCTCTTCCTCAAAGTGACGACGAGCGACGGCACCGTCGGCTGGGGCGAACCGGTCGTCGAGGGCCGCGCGAAGACCGTCAGGACGGCGGTCGAAGAGCTGATGGACAACTACCTGATCGGCGAGGATCCGGCGCGGATCGAAGACCACTGGCAGACGATGTACCGCGGCGGCTTCTACCGCGGCGGGCCGGTCCTCATGTCGGCCATCGCCGGGATCGACCAGGCGCTGTGGGATATCAAGGGCAAGCGGTTCGGCGCGCCCGTCTACGACCTCCTCGGCGGTGCGGCCCGCGATCGACTGCGCGTGTACCAGTGGATCGGCGGGGACGACCCGTCGGACGTCGCCGAGCAGGCCCGCGAGAAGGTCGACGCCGGGTTCACCGCGCTCAAGATGAACGGGACGCCGGCGATCGAGCGGATCGACTCCCCGGCGACGGTCGACGCCGCGGCCGAGCGAATGCGAGAGGTCCGCGAGGCCGTCGGCGACAAGGTCGACGTCGGCGTCGACTTCCACGGTCGCGTCTCGAAACCGATGGCGAAGCGACTGGTCGCGGCCCTCGAGCCGCACGAACCGTTCTTCGTCGAGGAACCCGTCCTCCCCGAGCACAACGACGCGCTGCCGGAGATCGCCCGGCAGACGACCGTCCCGATCGCGACGGGCGAGCGGATGTACTCCCGGTGGGACTTCAAGGAGGTCTTCGAGTCGAACGCTGTCGACGTGATCCAGCCCGACCTGTCGCACGCGGGCGGGATCACCGAGGTGAACAAGATCGCGTCGATGGCCGAGGCGTACGACGTGGCGATGGCGCCGCACTGTCCGCTGGGGCCGATCGCGCTGGCCTCGTGCATCCAGGTCGACGCCTGCTCGCCGAACGCGTTGATCCAGGAGCAGAGCCTGGACATCCACTACAACGAGACCAGCGACGTGCTCGACTACCTCGCTGACCCCTCGGTGTTCGAGTACCACGACGGCTACGTCGACCTCCCCGACGGCCCGGGACTCGGCATCGACGTCGACGAGGATCACGTGAGAGCGCGGGCCGGCGGCGTCGACTGGCACAATCCCGTGTGGCGCCACGACGACAGCGGCGTCGCCGAGTGGTAA
- a CDS encoding glycoside hydrolase family 2 protein, giving the protein MTRAFEDSASDRYRRSIALDGEWEFLVDPKHSGRTNRWYDRNATWPDRAHAVELPRAWQEDETYREYTGTAWYRRSIELDAAVPAGERAFLAFDAVDYETTVWVNGNRVGENRGGYLPFEMDVTDALERGENVIAVAVTDPEDLSEIPHGKQGDPWYTRVSGIWQSVRLEYRPETRIVDAPVTPDLERDRAVVDLEFATGPADIESLRATVLADLNGDSAASATVSLSSRSTAVLEFDDPTYWHPDEPALYDLTVVLERDGTIVDRYEDYFGLRSFETDGGEFLLNGEPITLRGVLEQGYYPETLYRPGSEETFESEIELASDLGFNLIRKHVKPAHPDFLECADRNGMLVWQEPANPMRYTERSRTEVAAQLDGLIERDYNRPSVVVWSLYNEEWGIGHHDVDETLWTDAEKQQFLADLYRSVRERDSTRIVCDNSGWAHVATDVNDYHRYFVSPDQAESWAADLEHIRHYPADNYTTTEFDDPDAPIVVSELGTWGFGDADALRERYGGDPHWFDHDFLVETLKKPAGVDERFRRTTLPDVFDDYADLAASWQDREFASVKHLLEEMRVRDEIAGYVLTELSDIEWEFNGLADYHRTPKSFASALPPVNGPIAVVATPETHVAWTGRSFDVSLTVVNDTGESVSGTLEWSLDRQRTGETVSVPAHDTVSLTTTVTAPAETDEAARTTELIASFAPRDESITTTEPITIVDGDRRATPSVTVYAEGALASRLAEEGIPVTHTLSDAVDVAVTTEITSRIDQFASDGGAVVHVPDRDGEMRTGGPFTYRSLPRSESWNLVAGFYYQDSTLLDDLCSDRHLGWEFDGLYPYAVATDLNPSIDRVHVGYVEGWIANWSSPFVVRGHGSGSMTALTLRIGERYGRHPVATVVCNRLLRWLSQQI; this is encoded by the coding sequence ATGACTCGAGCGTTCGAGGATAGCGCGAGCGATAGGTACCGGCGCTCGATCGCGCTCGACGGCGAGTGGGAGTTCCTCGTCGATCCGAAACACAGCGGCCGGACGAACCGGTGGTACGACCGGAACGCGACGTGGCCGGATCGCGCGCACGCGGTGGAACTCCCCCGAGCGTGGCAGGAAGACGAGACGTACCGGGAGTACACGGGAACGGCGTGGTACCGCCGGTCGATCGAACTGGACGCGGCGGTTCCGGCGGGAGAACGCGCGTTTCTCGCGTTCGACGCCGTCGACTACGAGACGACCGTCTGGGTTAACGGGAACCGCGTCGGCGAGAATCGGGGCGGCTACCTTCCGTTCGAGATGGACGTCACCGACGCGCTGGAGCGCGGAGAGAACGTGATCGCGGTCGCCGTCACCGACCCCGAGGATCTCTCGGAGATTCCGCACGGAAAGCAAGGCGACCCGTGGTACACCCGGGTCTCCGGGATCTGGCAATCCGTCCGCCTCGAGTACCGCCCGGAAACCCGGATCGTCGACGCGCCCGTCACGCCCGACCTCGAGCGGGATCGAGCCGTCGTCGACCTCGAGTTCGCGACGGGGCCGGCCGATATCGAGTCGCTGCGGGCGACGGTCCTGGCCGACCTGAACGGCGATTCGGCGGCGAGCGCTACCGTCTCGCTTTCGTCCCGTTCGACGGCCGTTCTCGAGTTCGACGATCCCACCTACTGGCATCCCGACGAACCGGCGCTGTACGATCTCACCGTGGTCCTCGAGCGCGACGGGACGATCGTCGATCGGTACGAGGACTACTTCGGACTGCGGAGCTTCGAGACCGACGGCGGGGAGTTCCTGCTGAACGGCGAGCCGATCACGCTTCGCGGCGTGCTCGAGCAGGGGTACTACCCGGAGACGCTCTACCGACCCGGGAGCGAAGAGACGTTCGAGAGCGAGATCGAGCTGGCGTCGGACCTCGGATTCAATCTCATCCGAAAGCACGTCAAGCCCGCCCATCCGGACTTCCTCGAGTGTGCGGATCGAAACGGCATGCTGGTGTGGCAAGAGCCCGCAAACCCGATGCGCTACACCGAGCGCTCGCGGACGGAAGTCGCGGCGCAGCTCGACGGACTCATCGAACGCGATTACAACCGTCCGAGCGTCGTCGTCTGGTCGCTGTACAACGAGGAGTGGGGGATCGGCCACCACGACGTCGACGAGACGCTCTGGACGGACGCGGAGAAACAGCAGTTCCTCGCGGATCTCTACCGATCCGTCCGCGAACGCGACTCGACGCGAATCGTGTGCGATAACTCTGGCTGGGCGCACGTGGCGACCGACGTCAACGACTACCACCGCTACTTCGTCAGTCCCGATCAGGCCGAGAGCTGGGCCGCCGACCTCGAGCACATCCGTCACTATCCGGCGGACAACTACACCACGACCGAGTTCGACGATCCCGACGCGCCGATCGTCGTCTCGGAGCTCGGAACGTGGGGCTTCGGCGACGCGGACGCGCTGCGCGAGCGATACGGCGGAGATCCGCACTGGTTCGACCACGACTTCCTCGTCGAGACGCTCAAGAAGCCGGCCGGCGTCGACGAGCGATTTCGGCGGACCACGCTCCCCGACGTCTTCGACGATTACGCCGATCTCGCGGCGTCCTGGCAGGACCGCGAATTCGCGTCGGTCAAGCACCTCCTCGAGGAGATGCGCGTCCGAGACGAGATCGCCGGCTACGTCCTGACCGAGCTCTCGGACATCGAGTGGGAGTTCAACGGCCTGGCCGACTATCACCGAACCCCGAAGTCCTTCGCCTCCGCGCTTCCGCCGGTCAACGGCCCGATTGCGGTCGTCGCGACGCCGGAGACGCACGTCGCGTGGACCGGCCGGTCGTTCGACGTTTCGCTCACCGTCGTCAACGACACCGGGGAGTCGGTTTCGGGAACGCTCGAGTGGTCCCTGGACCGACAGCGGACCGGCGAAACGGTATCGGTTCCCGCTCACGACACGGTGTCGCTTACGACGACGGTTACGGCCCCGGCGGAGACGGACGAAGCGGCGCGAACGACGGAGTTGATCGCCTCCTTCGCCCCTCGCGACGAATCGATCACGACGACGGAGCCGATCACGATCGTCGACGGCGACCGACGGGCGACGCCGTCGGTTACCGTCTACGCGGAGGGTGCGCTCGCCTCTCGACTCGCTGAAGAGGGGATACCCGTCACGCACACGCTCTCCGACGCGGTCGACGTCGCCGTAACTACCGAGATCACGAGTCGCATCGATCAGTTCGCGTCCGACGGCGGCGCCGTCGTTCACGTCCCGGACCGGGACGGCGAGATGAGAACCGGCGGGCCGTTCACCTACCGCTCGTTACCGCGATCGGAAAGCTGGAATCTCGTCGCCGGCTTCTACTATCAGGATTCGACGCTTCTCGACGATCTCTGTTCCGACCGGCACCTCGGCTGGGAGTTCGACGGGCTCTACCCGTACGCGGTCGCGACCGACCTGAATCCGTCGATCGATCGCGTTCACGTCGGCTACGTCGAGGGGTGGATCGCGAACTGGAGCAGCCCGTTCGTCGTCCGCGGACACGGAAGCGGATCGATGACGGCGCTGACGCTTCGAATCGGTGAGCGGTACGGACGCCATCCCGTCGCAACCGTTGTCTGCAATCGTCTCCTCCGGTGGCTCTCCCAGCAAATTTGA